The following are from one region of the Myotis daubentonii chromosome 2, mMyoDau2.1, whole genome shotgun sequence genome:
- the LOC132226039 gene encoding C-type lectin domain family 7 member A-like: MNEERMTYAELKLPYPKKQNKRHPTGKRREFTWKIIAISLGMICFLLLLVITVLGYMIWIKDFQISSVNKTQTMTETPEVEDHPSHPALPPLADKDYNTCQEKWSCCGENCYHFSKDEGTWTESKKSCQDLGSSLIKIESKEEQTFLQSKIKYRYWVGLQRKGANHPWVWLDYSTLSKKLNFQDTVPNANCGLLKPTNITTAVCTKRSPFICKKKISCLNN; the protein is encoded by the exons ATGAATGAGGAGAGAATGACATATGCAGAGCTAAAATTGCCCTATCCAAAGAAGCAGAACAAAAGACATCCAACTGGTAAAAGGAGAG AATTCACATGGAAAATCATTGCAATAAGCCTGGGAATGATCTGTTTTCTTCTCCTGCTGGTAATCACAGTCTTAGGATATATGA tatgGATTAAAGATTTTCAGATCTCTTCTGTGAACAAAACTCAAACTATGACAGAAACACCAGAAGTTGAAGATCACCCATCTCACCCTGCTTTACCGCCTCTTGCTG ATAAAGATTATAACACATGTCAAGAAAAGTGGTCCTGCTGTGGAGAGAACTGTTATCATTTTTCAAAAGACGAGGGAACTTGGACTGAGAGTAAGAAGTCATGCCAAGACCTTGGTTCTAGTCTCATTAAGATTGAAAGCAAAGAGGAGCAG ACCTTTCTTCAATCAAAGATCAAATACAGATATTGGGTTGGATTACAAAGAAAAGGAGCTAATCATCCTTGGGTGTGGCTGGATTACTCAACACTATCTAAGAAACT GAATTTTCAAGATACTGTACCAAATGCAAACTGTGGACTCCTCAAGCCAACAAATATTACTACTGCTGTTTGTACTAAACGTTCTCCTTTCATTTGTAAAAAGAAGATTTCCTGCCTTAATAATTAG